ACATCGAGGCGCCGTCGCAGCTGGTCGCCAAGGACCTCAACCTGTACTTCGGGCGGACCCACGCCGTGAAGAACCTCTCGCTGTCGATCCCGACCAACCGCATTACCGCGATCATCGGGCCGTCAGGGTGCGGCAAGTCCACGTTCCTGCGTTCGATGAACCGCATGCACGAGGTTGTGCCGGGCGCCCGGATGGAGGGACAAGTGCTGCTGGACGGCGAGGACATCTACGCGCCGTCGGTGGATCCGGTCGAGATCCGGCGGCGGATCGGCATGGTGTTCCAGCGGCCCAATCCCTTTCCGACGATGTCGATCTACGAGAACGCGGTCTGCGGGCTGCGTCTTAACGGCGTTCGCGACCGCCGCGTGCTCGACGAGGTCGCGGAGCGCAGTCTCCGGCATGCCGCGCTGTGGGGCGAGGTCAAGGACGTCCTCGGCCGGCCGGGAACCAGCCTCTCGGGCGGTCAGCAGCAGCGGCTGTGCATCGCCCGCGCGCTGGCGGTGCAGCCCGAGGTGCTGCTGATGGACGAGCCGGCGTCCGCGCTGGACCCGGTCTCGACGCTGAAGATCGAGGAGCTGGCGAAGACGCTGCGCGAGACCCTGACCATCGTCATCGTGACGCACAACATGCAGCAGGCCGCCCGGGTCTCCGACGGCACCGCCTTCATGCTGCACGGCGAGCTGATCGAGTACGGCCCCACGTCGGAGATGTTCACCCGGCCGCGCGAGAAGCAAACCGAGGACTACATCACCGGGCGCTTCGGTTAGATCGCGCGCGCCGAGCGATGCGCGGCGGTCGAGAGGAGCTGTTCTCCGGAAACGGGAAAACGTCCCCGACGGTCGCGGGGCCCGGGGGGGACGGCGCCATTCACACGCGCGAAACGTTTGACCGGGAACTGGCCGGTCTCCAGGACGACCTGCTCCGCATGGGTGCCCTTGTCGAAGAAGCGGTCCGCCGTTCCGTCGACGTCCTTCGTGCGCGCAGCACCCCGGGCGCAGAGGCAGTGATCGCCGCCGACAACGCCATCGACACGCTCCACCTCGAACTCGAAGAGCGCTGCCTCATGCTGATGGCCACCCAGCAGCCGATGGCCAAGGACCTCCGGACGATCGCCGCGATTTGGGCGATGACGATGGACCTCGAGCGCATCGGCGACCACGCGGAGGACATCGCGCGGGCCACGAAGCGGATGGCCGATCAGCCGCTCCTGAAGCCGCTGATCGACATTCCGCGGATGGCCGAGATGGTGCAGCGGATGCTGCGGACCGGGCTCGACGCGTTCGTGCAGCGCGACGTCAATTTGGCTCAGCGGATGGCCGCGGCGGACGATCAAGTCGACCATCTGTACGGCCAGGTCTTCCGCGAACTGCTCACCTACATGATCGAGGACCCGCACAACATCCAGCGCGCCACGCACCTGCTCTTCTCCGCGCAGGCGCTCGAGCGGATGGGCGACCACTGCACGAACATCGCCGAGCGCGTCATCTACATGGTCACGGGGACCCTGAAGGAATTGAACGTCTAGCCGGGCGCGGCGCGGCCCCCGGGATCCCTCCGGGGATTTTGCGGCGTTCGCGGCATCTTCGGCCGGGGGGAGCGGGAGGCGCAGGCCGTCCGCGGGAGGAAGCGGTTCGCGCCGCCGGGAACGTGCCTGTTGCCATGGCCGCTCCCGACTGTCGACGTCTCGCGGAAGCACACCAGGACGAACTCGTGGCCCTTGCCCGCGATCTCGTCCGCATCGACACCACGAACACCGGCCTGATGCCGACCGGCAACGAGACCGAAGCCGCGAGGCATCTCGGGCGCGTGCTGCGCGAGGCCGGGATCGACTCCGAGGTCGACGGCCGGGTTCCCGAGCGCGGCAACATCGTCGCGCGTCTCCCCGGCCGCAGCGGGAAGACCGCGCTGGTGCTGGCGTCCCACACAGACGTCGTGCCGTCCGGCGATCCTGAGCAGTGGACCCATCCACCGTTCGGCGGCGCCGTCGAGGACGGTCACCTGCTGGGACGCGGGGCCGCGGACATGAAGGGCACCGTCGCGGCCCAGGCGATGGCGCTCGTCCTCTTGAAGCGGTCCGGCGCCGCGCTCGCGCACGGCGTCAGCTTCGTGTGCGTGGCCGACGAAGAGGCCGGCGGATCGTACGGGATGGGATGGGTCGCGCGCGAGCGGCCGGACTGGATCCGCGGCGGCCTGTGCCTCGACGAGGGCGGCGGCTTCTTTATCCCCGTCGACGGCCGCGACTGGTGCGTGCTCGGCGTCGGCGAGAAGGGCCGCTTCGAGATCGGCGCCACCTTCCACGGGCGCGGCGCGCACGCCGCCCGGCCGTGGCAGGGCGACAACGCGTTCTACAAGGCCGCGGCGGCCCTCGAGCGCCTCCGGGTCTACGAGCCGGAGCGCGATACGAGCGGCCCGATCTTCAACGCGGTCAGCCGCCTCGTGGGACCCGTCGTGCCCTCGAACGTCGACGCCGTCATCGCGCGCCTCGGCACATCGAGTCCGCGCCTCGCCGATCACCTGCGTCAGGTCTCGCGTATGCTCGTCACGCCGACGCTGATCGCGGGGGGCGTGAAGTCCAACAGCGTCCCGGACGTCTGCCGGCTGACCTGCGACGTACGCGCGCTGCCTCACCAAGGGCCGTCGTACGTCCAAGCGCAGGCGCAGCGCCTGCTCGGCGAGGCGGACGTGCGCGTCGACCAGACCGCCGTCGCCAACACATCGCCGGCGGGCGAGCCGCTGCTCGCGACCCTGACGGACGTACTGCGGCGCAATCTCGGCCGCCCGGTCGAGGTGGTGGCCAGCCTCAGCGGCGGCTTTACCGACTCGCGGTTCGTTCGGGAGATCGGCGTCCCGGCATACGGCTTCTCGCCGGGACACCCCGACAGCGATCCGAGCCGCCACCACGCGCACGGGCCCAACGAAGCCGTCGCGATCCGCGACCTCGTGCTGCAGACCGCCGTGTATCTCGATCTCGCATACCGGTACGCCGGGGCCGCGTGAAGGGAGCCGATCGATGTTCACCGCCTTCGTGATGATTCAGGCGGAGCGGCGACGGATCCAGGACGTCGCCCGCCGGCTCGCCGAGATCCCCGGAGTGGAAGAGGTCTACTCGGTCACCGGTGAGTGGGACATCATCGCGATCCTCAAGCTGCACGACTACGAGGAGCTCGCGGATGCCGTCACGAGCCGGATGACGGACGTTCCCGGCATCGTCCGGACCAACACGCACCTGGCGTTCCGGGCGTTCCCGCAGTCGCTGCTGGAGCGGCCGTTCTCGCTCGGCCTGGAGGAGAAGCCGGAATGAGCGCGGTTGCCTCGCCTCCCGACCTCAGCGCCGCCCAGCTGATCGACATGCTGCGGATGATGTTGCGCATTCGCCAGTTCGAGCAGCGGGCGCTCGACCTGTACCGCGAGGGCGTCATGCGCGGCACGACGCACCCCTACATCGGAATGGAGGCCGTCGCCGTCGGCACGTGCGCGGCGCTGCGGCCGTCAGACCGCATCACGAGTACGCACCGCGGCCACGGCCACTGCCTCGCAAAGGGCGGGGATCCGCGGCTCATGATGGCGGAACTGTTGGGGCGCGCGGCGGGTTACTGCAAGGGGAAGGGTGGCTCGATGCACATCGCGGACGTCGCAGCCGGCATTCTCGGTGCCAACGGCATCGTCGGCGGCGGCATGGGTCTCGCGACGGGGGCGGCGCTCGCGACAAAGCTGGCGGGCCGCGACGACGTCGCGGTCTGCTTTTTCGGCGACGGCGCGCTCAACCAGGGTATCTTCCACGAGGCCGCCAACATGGCGGCGATCTGGCGGCTGCCGGTCGTCTATGTCTGCGAGAACAACCAGTACGCGATGTCCGCGCGCGCGGACCGCTTCACGTCGGTGCCGGATCCCTCCGTGCGCGCGGGCGCCTACGGCTTCCCGGGGTTGTCATGCGACGGCATGGACGCGCTGGCCGTCTACCAGACCGTGGGCGGCGCGGTGGCGCGGGCGCGGGCCGGCGGCGGGCCGTCGATGGTGGTCTGCGTGACCTACCGGTACCTCGGCCACCACGTCGGCGATCCGCTCAACTACCGCGACAAGGCCGAGGTCGAGGCCTGGCGTACCAAGGATCCGATCGAGCGGCTGAGCGCGGCGCTGATTGCGCGGCGGATTCTCTCGGCGGCCGACGTCGACGCGGTGCGGGCGGAGGTCGAGCGGGAGATCGACGACGCGGTCGTCTTCGCGAAGGCGAGCCCGGAGCCGGATCCGAGCACGCTCGCCGAGGACGTGTACGCATGAGCGCGGTCGAGACGCACGCGGGGACGCGGGTCCTGACCTACGCCGAGGCGCTCAACGAGGCGCTGCGCGAGGAGATGCGGCGCGACGCCCGCGTGTTCGTGATGGGCGAGGACGTGGCGGTGTGGGGCGGCGGCGGCGTCTTCGGCGTGACGCGGGGTCTGGTCGAGGAGTTTGGCGCGGACCGCGTCCGCGACACGCCGATTTCGGAAGAGGCCATCGCGGCGCTCGCGGTCGGCGCGGCGATGGCCGGGGCGCGGCCGGTGGTGGAGTTCATGTACGCGGACTTCATGACGCTCGCGATGGAGCCGGTCGTCAACCAGGCGGCCAAGATCCGCTACATGTTCGGCGGCAAGGCACGCGTGCCGGCCGTCTTCCGCGCCCAGGAGGGCGCGGGCCGCGGCAACGCGGCGCAGCACTCCCAGTCTCTGGAAGCCTGGTTCTGCCACATTCCCGGCCTCAAGGTTGTGACCCCCAGCACGCCGGCCGACGCGAAGGGCCTCCTGATCTCGGCGATCCGCGACGACAATCCGGTCGTGTTCCTCGAGCACAAGATGCTGTACAACACGAAGGGTCCGGTCCCGGCCGGCGAGCACACCGTGCCGCTCGGCGTGGCGGACCGCAAGCGCGAAGGCCGGCACGTCACCGTCGTGGGAGTGCATACGATGGTGTTCAAGGCCCTGCAGGCCGCGGAGCAGCTCGCCGGCGAGGGCATCGAGCTCGAGGTGATCGATCCGCGGACGCTCGTCCCGCTCGACATCGATACGATCGTCGAGTCCGTTCAAAAAACGGGCCGGCTCATCGTTACGCACGAAGCGTACGAGCGGGGCGGCATCGGCGGCGAGATCGTGGCGCAGGTCGTTGCCCGGGCGTTCGACGCGCTCGACGCGCCGCCGGTGCGCCTCTGCGCCGCGAACGTCCCGGTGCCCTACAGCGGAGTCTTGGAAGCGGCCGCGCTTCCCCAGGTGGACGGCATTGTCGCCGCGGCGCGCGCGCTGATGGCCTGATCGTCTGATGGCGACGCAGGTCGTGCTTCCGAAACTCGGCCTGACCCAGGAAGAAGGCACGGTCGTCCGCTGGGTCAAGACCGAGGGCAGCCGGGTCGCCAAGGGCGAGCCGCTCTTCGAAGTCCTGACGGACAAGGCGACGATCGAGGTCGAAGCCCCGGCCTCCGGGATCCTGCTGCAGATCCTGGTCCCGGAAGGGACGACTGCTCCGGTGGCGACGCCGATCGCCGTGATCGGCGAGCCCGGCGAGCGTATCGCGGCTGCGGCGCGGCCTGCGCCGGCGGAATCCGGCGCGGCGCCTGTTCGCGCCCTGCCGGCCGCTCAGGCGGCTCCCGCCGGTGTCGCCGCCGGCGGTGTTCCCGTGCGGGACGGACGAGTCCGGGTGTCTCCCCGGGCGCGGGCGCTCGCCGAGTCGCATGGGATCGATCTGCGCGCGCTCCGGGGAAGCGGGCCCGACGGCCGCATCGTCGAGCGCGACGTGCAGCGGGCGATCGACGGCGCGCAGCGCGGCGCGGCGCCCCCGGCCCGGACGATTTCGGCGGTGACCGCGACGCCGGCGGGGCCGCCCGTTCCGTCCGTGGTCTCCGCGCGCCTCCGGACCATCATCGCGCGGCGGATGACGGAGAGCCTGCGCGAGGCGGCGCAGCTGACGCTGACGACCGAGGCCGACATGGCGGACGCGACCCGCCTGCGCGACGAGGTGGGCGCGGAACTCGAGCGGCGCGGCGGCGTGCGGCCAACGTACACGGACCTGGTCGTGCGGGCCGCGGCGATTGCGCTGCGCGATCATCCACGACTGAACGCCCGGTGGACCGGCGACGGCGTGCGCCTCCAGGCCGATATTCATATCGGCGTGGCCGTCGCGCTCGACGAAGGACTCGTCGTGCCGGTGGTCCGCCACGCCGACCGTGCGACGCTCGCTCAGATCTCGACCGCGGTGCGCGACCTGTCGGCGCGCGCGCGGACGTCCCGCCTCAAGCCGCCGGAGATGGAGGGCGGCACGTTCACGGTCACCAACCTCGGCATGTACGATGTCGATGCGTTCACACCGATCCTCAACCCGCCCGAGGCCGCGATTCTTGGCGTGGGCCGCGTGCACAGGCGCCCGGCCGCCGTGGCAGACCGGGTGGAGGTCCGGCCGGTAATGGTGCTGTCGCTGACGTTCGACCACCGCGTCGTGGACGGCGCGCCGTCGGCGCAGTTCCTGCAGCGGGTCAAGCAGATGCTCGAGCACCCGTACCTGCTCCTGCTTCCGTAGCGCAGCGCACCGTGCGGGCGCCGCGCCGGCGCCTCGCTACGCAGCCGTTTTTTCCGGAGGGACGCGATGGAACTACCTCTGACCCCGCTCGAGTTCGCGCGCCGGGCGCGCGCGTTATACGGGACGCGCGAGGCCGTAGTCGACGGCGACCGGCGGCTGACCTACGAGGAGTTCTTCAGCCGGTGCGACCGCTGGTCGAGCCGCCTGCAGGCGTTCGGGGTGCGGCCCGGCGACCGCGTCGCCTATATCGCGCCCAACACCCCGGAGCTGCTGGAGGCCTTTTACGCGGTGCCGCAGATCGGCGCGGTGGTGGTGCCGATCAACTACCGGCTCGCGGCGGACGATTTCGAATACATCATCAACCACAGCGGCGCGCGGATCGTCTGCGCCGCGGCGGAGCATCTCGCGGCGGTCGACGGGATCCGGGCCCGGCTCGAGAACGTGAGGCAGTTCGTGGCGCTTGACGGTCCCGCCGACGGGTGGCTGGACTACGACGGCCTCGTGGCCCAGTCGGACGCCGAGTTCACGCGGCCGGAGATCGCGGAGGGCGATCTCATCAGCATCAACTATACGAGCGGGACGACCGCCCGGCCGAAGGGCGTCATGATGACGCACCGCAATACCTACATGAACGTCGTGGGGACGCTCGCGCACGTCCACATGACGCCCGCAGAGCGCTACCTGTGGACGCTCCCGATGTTCCACTGCAACGGCTGGACGTTTGTCTGGATCGTCACGGCGGTCGGCGGCGCGCACTTGTGTCTCCGGCGCGTGGAGCCCGACCAGGTTTTCGCGCTCTGCCGCGCCGAGCGCGCGACGATGATGTGCGCGGCGCCGACGGTGCTGATCCGGCTCGCGAACGCGCCGGAAGATCTGCGCCGCGGCATCCCCGAGGGCATCCGGGTGGTGACCGCGGGGGCGCCGCCGGCGGCGGCCACGATCGGGCGCATCGAGGGCGACCTCGGGTGGGAGATCATCCACGTCTACGGCCTCACCGAAACGTCGCCGTTCATCACGATCAGCGAGCCGCGTCCGGAGCACGCCGCGCTGTCCCCGGAGGCGCGCGCGGCCGTGAAGGCGCGGCAGGGCGTGGAGTTGTTCTCGTCGGGCGAGTTGCGGGTAGTGGATCCGGACGCCCGCGAAGTCCCGCGGGACGGCCGCACGGTGGGGGAGATCGTCGTGCGCGGCAACGTGGTGATGAAGGGCTACTTCAACGATCCGGAGGCGACGGCCAAGGCGTTCGCCGGCGGCTGGTTCCACACCGGCGACGCGGCGGTCGTGCATCCCGACGGCTACGTGGAGATCCGCGACCGCATCAAGGACATCATCATCAGCGGCGGCGAGAACATCTCGTCCGTCGAGGTCGAGGCGGCGCTGCTCCGCCATCCGGCGGTCCAGGAAGCCGCCGTTGTGGGTCTGCGAGATGAGCAGTGGGGTGAGGCGCCGCACGCGTTCGTGGTGCTGAAGGCGGGACAGACCGCGTCCGAGGCGGACCTGCGAGAGTTCGCCCGCGGGGCGCTTGCGCACTTCAAAGTACCGCGAGCGTTCCACTTCGTCGAAGACCTGCCGAGAACGGCGACAGGCAAGATTCAGAAGTACGCGCTGCGAGGCTCCAAAGCCGCGATCGCGCGGCAGTAGTCGCCGGCGCGGTTACCTAAGACAGCACAGCGGCCGGGGCATTCGGCCCCGGCCGCCGTGGACGAGTGTCGCGTCTTGTCGTCGTGCTTACGAGCCGCTGCCGTCGGCGGGCGGCGCCTGGACCTGGGGCGGCGGTGGCGTGTAGACATTGTTGTTGCACGCAAACGCGGCCGTCGCCGCAATCGCGACCGCGGCCACCGCGATCAACGCGGTGAACAGTCTCAACATGACGGGCCTCCTTCCGCGACCTCCCTGAGGGGGGGAAAGTCTGGGGATTCTCGCGACGCCGTTCTTCGTGTTACGGGGAAGTCCTGCTCGCCGGCCGGCCCCAGGGTGGTCGTGCCCTGAGATGTTACAATGAGGGCCCAATGCGGTTTCGGCCGGAAGTCGACTATTACGAGATCCTTCAGGTCCACCCTCGTGCCTCGGCGGAGATGGTCAAGAAGGCCTACCGCACGCTCATGGGCGAGATGGGCGGGCACCCGGACCTCGGCGGGGACGAAGAGCGCGCGAAAGCGATCAACGAGGCCTACTCGGTCCTCGGCGACCCGGACCTCCGGCGCGCCTACGACCAAGCCCGTGCCCGGACGGCGCCGAGAGGGTACGATGGAGGATTCGGAGCCGGAACCCCGGGCCGGCCCACCTGGCAGGGCCCGGCCGCCGCGGGACGAGGCCCGGGCGGCGAACTCGAGCACTGGGCCGTGTTCGTGACCAAGGTGATGTACTCGGCCATCGTGGTCGTCGCGGGCATGATGATCGCCCGCATCGTCAAGAGTCCGACGATCGATCTCGCCGATATGGTGGCGACACTGGCCGTCCTCTTCCGGATCTGGCAGCAGACCGGCGGCGCCCGCTAGGGCGCACGTTTGTAAGAGGTCGGCGCGGCAACGCGGCGAAAGACCGCAATCTCATATCAAGATCACTTGTGAGGAGGAATCGGCCGATGCTTCTCGTGTTCATGCTGCTTGCCGGGCTGATTCTCGCGATGACCGGGCATTTGATCCTGCGGTAGATCGCGTCCGGTTCGCAAGGCGAATGCGACGCGCCTTGTGCGTGGTGTCTAGAGCACCGGCACCGCCGCGCGCCATGAGGTCGCCGTTTCATACGCCGCGGCGAGCCGTAGAACGGTCACTTCATCGAACGGCCGGCCGCCAAGCTGCAGCCCGAGCGGCAGCCCCGCGTTGGTGAATCCACACGGCACCGTGACGCTCGGGAAGCCAAGGAAGCTGAACGGCCGGTTGTAGACCGGCGATCCGGTGCTGGCAAGGCCCGCCGGCGCGGGCCCCGGCGCCGATGGCGTGGCGAGCACGTCCACCGTCTGCAGCAGGCCGCGCATCTCTTCGATCAGCAGCGTCCGGATCTGCTGCGCGCGCAGGTAGGCGGGCGCCGGGACGTGGAAGCCCGTTTCGATGATCGCACGGAGCCTGTGTCCGTAGTCGTCAGGGCGCGCGCGGTAAGTGTCGGCGTGGACGGCCGCGGCCTCGGTGTTGTGGATGATCTCGTGGGCGTCCATCGCCGCCTCGAACAGGTCCGGCAGCCGGACGTTCTCCACGCGGCAGCCGACGTCGCCGAGCACCCGCAGCGCCTCGCGGTACGCGGTCGCGCCCTCCGGGTCGAGGTTCTCGTTGAAGTAGCGGTCCGGCACACCGACCCGCAGTCCCCGGACGGCCGCGTCGCTCGCGCGCGCGTCGTCGAGCTCATCCGCGGCGCGGGCCGCGGACGGCGCGGCGACTGTGCTGGGGTCGTTCGGATCCGGCCCGGCGATCGCGTCGAACAGCATCGCGACGTCGTGAACGGTGCGGGCCATCGGGCCCGGGTGGTCGAGCGTCCACGCGAGCGGATGCACGCCGTAGCGGCTTACGCGGCCGAACGTCGGCTTGAGCCCAACGACACCGCAGAACGCGGACGGCCGGCAGATCGATCCGGACGTTTGGCTGCCGAGCGCGCCCTGGCACATCCGCGCCGCGAGCGCGGCGGCCGAGCCGCTGCTCGACCCGCCCGGCGTGTTCCCGAGCGCCCACGGGTTGCGGGCGGGCGATGGATCGAAGGACGCGAATTCCGTCGTGTGCGTCTTACCCACGATGACGGCGCCGGCGCGCCGCAGGCGGGCGACGGCCGTCGCATCGTACGCGGGCGTAAACCCCGCCATGATCTTCGAGCCGCACGACGTCTCCACGCCCTCGGTATAGAAGATGTCCTTGACGCCGATCGGAATGCCGCGCAGCGCGCCGCCGGTCGCCTTGCGGGCCGCGGCGCGCGCGTCGTCGGCGCGGACGCGCGCCCACGCGTGGACGCGCGGATCCACGCGTTCGATGCGGTCGAGCGTTGCGTCGAGCAGTTCGCCCGGCGAGAGGCGTCCCGCCGCGATCGCGGCGGCGGCCTCGCTGAGGGAGAGCTCCCAGGGCAGGCTCATCCGGACGGGGTTACGGACGCGGGGCGGGGCCGGCTAGGCGTCGCCGCGGTAGAGCCGCGGCGCTCCGGCCGGCTCCGTCTCGCGCGGCACCGGTGTCGCGCCGACGCGCTCGATGCGCTGTTTGGTAACGGTCCACTCCTCTTCGAACCGCTCTCCGTGATCGGGCAGTCGCAGCAGCGCGTGGATGCCGCCCGGCTTGGACGGGTGGTCCCGATGCGACGAACCCTCGTGATGCATACAAGGGGGTTGGCGCGGAGGGCGGAAACCTCCTTCCCGTGACCCAAGCAGCCCCGCGCGATGCGGAGCGCCCTCTCGTGCTCGCGCTCGACCTCGGCAGCGGATCGCTTCGGGCGATCGTATACGACCGCCTCGGTCGCGAGGTGGCCGGTACAGAAGGGCGGGCGCCGACCGTATGGCGGCACACACCGGACGGCGGCGTCGAGGCCGATGCCGACGCGCTCGTCGCCGGCGCCTGCGCGGCGATCGACCGGGCGATGGCCGGCGCGGGCCCCACCGCCGCGGAGATCCGGGCGGTGGGAATTTCCACGTTTTGGCACAGCGTGCTCGGCGTAGACGGCCACGGCCGTCCTGTGACGCCGCTGTATTCGTGGGCGGACGGGCGCAGCCGCGCCGCCGTCCGCGTCCTCCGCGCGCGCCTCGACGAGGAGACGGTGCGGCGGCGCACCGGATGCGTCTTCCACACGAGTTACCTGCCGGCGCGCCTGCTGTGGCTGCGGACGGAGCGGCCGGGCGCCTTCGCCTCGGCGCGCACGTGGCTCGGCATCGGAGAATACCTGACGCTGCGTCTGTTCGGACGCGCCGCGTGCAGCATCTCGATGGCGTCCGGAACCGGCATGCTCGACCTCCGGCGCTGCGACTGGGACGGTGAGGTCCTCGCGGCGCTGGGACTTTCCCCCGAACGGCTCTCGCCGCTCGTGGATCTCGATGCGCCGTTTGCCGGACTTAGCGCCGAGTATGCGACGCGCTGGCCGGCGCTCGCCCGGATTCCCTGGCTGCCCGCGGCGGGGGACGGCGCGCTCAGCAACATCGGGACCGGCTGCTCCGAGCGCGGGCGGGCGGCGCTGAGCCTCGGCACGTCCGGGGCGCTCCGCGTGATGTGGCCGGGCGACGTGCCTGAGGTGCCGCGGGCGCTGTGGGTGTACCGCGCCGACCGGCGACGCGTGCTGACCGGCGGGGCCGTGACCAACGGCGGCAGCGTCTACCGGTGGATGCTCGACACGCTCGCGCTCGGCGATCCGTCCGGCATCGAATCCGCGCTGCTCGAGCGCGCGCCGGACGCGCACGGCCTTACGGTCCTGCCGTTTTTCTCGGGCGAGCGCAGTCCGGATTGGCCGGTCTCGTCGTGCGGCGCGGTGTTCGGCCTCACCGCATCGACGCGGCCGCTCGATCTGTTGCAGGCCGGACTCGAGGCGGTGGCCTACCGGCTCGCGACCGTCTGGGACGCGCTGGGCGCGGCGGCGCCGGACATCCGGGAGATCGTGGCGAGCGGCGGCGCGCTGGCCCACCTGCCGGCGTGGCTGCGAATCTTCGCGGATGTGTTCGCGCACGACATCGTGCGATCCGCGGAAGACGAGGGCAGCAGCCGGGGCGCCGCGCTGCTCGCGCTCGAGGCGCTCGGCGCGGCGCGGATTGAGGAGATGCCGGTCCCCCGTGCCGCCACGGTCCGTGCGGACGCGGCGCGCCACGCCGTCTACCAAGACGCGCGCGCGCGCCACGCCCGCGTCGAACGGTCGCTCGAGACGCGGCGCGCCGAGGGGACGGCGTAACGGCACCGCGTCGGGCCAGGCAGGACTTCCAACCTCCGGCTGAAACCCCGGCAGCGCGTCGGCTCGTGGCGGAGGGCGCCCGAGGGGGGATTCACGCCGTGACAGCCGGCGCTCTGCAATCGTAGAATAGGCGTTGACGGCCGCGAGTCCCGGCAATCATGGAACAATAACAGTGACGCGCAGCCTGTACCGCGGGTACCGCGTGCGCCACAACGGCCTCCGGGAGTAGAGTATGCCGACCGGCACGCAGACCATCGATCAACTCTGCATCAACACGATCCGGACCCTGTCGATCGACGCGGTCCAGAAGGCCAATTCCGGCCACCCGGGTGCGCCGATGGACGCAGCGCCGATGGCCTACCTGCTGTGGACCCGGCACATGCGCTACAGTCCGAAGGATCCGGACTGGCCCGACCGCGACCGGTTCGTGCTGTCGGCCGGTCACGCCAGCATGCTGCTGTACAGCATGCTGCATCTGACCGGATACGACCTGACGCTCGACGACATCAAGCAGTTCCGCCAGTGGGGCAGCCGCACGCCCGGTCACCCCGAGCGCCGCTGCGCGCCCGGCGTCGAGGTGAGCACCGGACCGCTCGGCCAGGGGTTCGGGAACGCGGTGGGGATGGCCATCGCGGAGCGCTGGCTCGCGGCGCGGTTCAACCGGCCCGGGCATGCGATCGTCGACCACCGGACGTACGTGATCGCGAGCGACGGAGATTTAATGGAAGGCGTGGCCGCGGAGGCGGCGTCGCTCGCCGGGCACCTCCGGCTTGGACGCCTGATCGTGCTCTACGATGCCAACCAGGTGAGTCTGTCGGGGACGACGTCCGTCACGTTTGACGAAGACGTCGGCCGCCGGTTCGAGGCATACAACTGGCACGTCCAGCACGTCGACGACGGCAACGATCTGGAGGCCCTCGAGCGCGCGATCGCGGCGGCCGCGGCGGAGGAGTCCAAGCCGTCGCTCATCGCGGTGCGCACCCACCTTGGCTTCGGCAGCCCGCACAAGCAAGATTCGTTCGAGGCGCACGGCAACCCGCTCGGCGAGGACGAGGTCAAGGCGACGAAGCGCGCCTACGGTTGGCCGGAGGACAAGACATTCTACATTCCGGCCGACGCGCTCGAGGTGTTCAGGCGCGCGGTGCCGCGCGGCGAGGGGCTTGCCGCGGAGTGGCGGAGGCGGATGGACGCGTACCGCCGCGCGTTTCCGGACCTGGCCCGCGAGTTCGACCAGGCGCTTGCGGGCCGGCTGCCGGACGGCTGGGAGTCCAAACTTCCGTCCTTCGGCGCGGCGGAGAAGCCGATGGCGACCCGCGACGCGTCGGGCAAA
The nucleotide sequence above comes from bacterium. Encoded proteins:
- a CDS encoding dihydrolipoamide acetyltransferase family protein encodes the protein MATQVVLPKLGLTQEEGTVVRWVKTEGSRVAKGEPLFEVLTDKATIEVEAPASGILLQILVPEGTTAPVATPIAVIGEPGERIAAAARPAPAESGAAPVRALPAAQAAPAGVAAGGVPVRDGRVRVSPRARALAESHGIDLRALRGSGPDGRIVERDVQRAIDGAQRGAAPPARTISAVTATPAGPPVPSVVSARLRTIIARRMTESLREAAQLTLTTEADMADATRLRDEVGAELERRGGVRPTYTDLVVRAAAIALRDHPRLNARWTGDGVRLQADIHIGVAVALDEGLVVPVVRHADRATLAQISTAVRDLSARARTSRLKPPEMEGGTFTVTNLGMYDVDAFTPILNPPEAAILGVGRVHRRPAAVADRVEVRPVMVLSLTFDHRVVDGAPSAQFLQRVKQMLEHPYLLLLP
- a CDS encoding long-chain-fatty-acid--CoA ligase; protein product: MELPLTPLEFARRARALYGTREAVVDGDRRLTYEEFFSRCDRWSSRLQAFGVRPGDRVAYIAPNTPELLEAFYAVPQIGAVVVPINYRLAADDFEYIINHSGARIVCAAAEHLAAVDGIRARLENVRQFVALDGPADGWLDYDGLVAQSDAEFTRPEIAEGDLISINYTSGTTARPKGVMMTHRNTYMNVVGTLAHVHMTPAERYLWTLPMFHCNGWTFVWIVTAVGGAHLCLRRVEPDQVFALCRAERATMMCAAPTVLIRLANAPEDLRRGIPEGIRVVTAGAPPAAATIGRIEGDLGWEIIHVYGLTETSPFITISEPRPEHAALSPEARAAVKARQGVELFSSGELRVVDPDAREVPRDGRTVGEIVVRGNVVMKGYFNDPEATAKAFAGGWFHTGDAAVVHPDGYVEIRDRIKDIIISGGENISSVEVEAALLRHPAVQEAAVVGLRDEQWGEAPHAFVVLKAGQTASEADLREFARGALAHFKVPRAFHFVEDLPRTATGKIQKYALRGSKAAIARQ
- a CDS encoding J domain-containing protein gives rise to the protein MRFRPEVDYYEILQVHPRASAEMVKKAYRTLMGEMGGHPDLGGDEERAKAINEAYSVLGDPDLRRAYDQARARTAPRGYDGGFGAGTPGRPTWQGPAAAGRGPGGELEHWAVFVTKVMYSAIVVVAGMMIARIVKSPTIDLADMVATLAVLFRIWQQTGGAR
- a CDS encoding amidase, whose product is MSLPWELSLSEAAAAIAAGRLSPGELLDATLDRIERVDPRVHAWARVRADDARAAARKATGGALRGIPIGVKDIFYTEGVETSCGSKIMAGFTPAYDATAVARLRRAGAVIVGKTHTTEFASFDPSPARNPWALGNTPGGSSSGSAAALAARMCQGALGSQTSGSICRPSAFCGVVGLKPTFGRVSRYGVHPLAWTLDHPGPMARTVHDVAMLFDAIAGPDPNDPSTVAAPSAARAADELDDARASDAAVRGLRVGVPDRYFNENLDPEGATAYREALRVLGDVGCRVENVRLPDLFEAAMDAHEIIHNTEAAAVHADTYRARPDDYGHRLRAIIETGFHVPAPAYLRAQQIRTLLIEEMRGLLQTVDVLATPSAPGPAPAGLASTGSPVYNRPFSFLGFPSVTVPCGFTNAGLPLGLQLGGRPFDEVTVLRLAAAYETATSWRAAVPVL
- a CDS encoding gluconokinase, producing the protein MLALDLGSGSLRAIVYDRLGREVAGTEGRAPTVWRHTPDGGVEADADALVAGACAAIDRAMAGAGPTAAEIRAVGISTFWHSVLGVDGHGRPVTPLYSWADGRSRAAVRVLRARLDEETVRRRTGCVFHTSYLPARLLWLRTERPGAFASARTWLGIGEYLTLRLFGRAACSISMASGTGMLDLRRCDWDGEVLAALGLSPERLSPLVDLDAPFAGLSAEYATRWPALARIPWLPAAGDGALSNIGTGCSERGRAALSLGTSGALRVMWPGDVPEVPRALWVYRADRRRVLTGGAVTNGGSVYRWMLDTLALGDPSGIESALLERAPDAHGLTVLPFFSGERSPDWPVSSCGAVFGLTASTRPLDLLQAGLEAVAYRLATVWDALGAAAPDIREIVASGGALAHLPAWLRIFADVFAHDIVRSAEDEGSSRGAALLALEALGAARIEEMPVPRAATVRADAARHAVYQDARARHARVERSLETRRAEGTA